The following DNA comes from Bacillota bacterium.
AAGAACAACATATACGGCAACCTTGAATATAACGTATACGCAGATGTGGGAACAGATCCGGCAGACAAGACGGTCACACTCAACAACAACTACTGGGGAGAGACATACGGCGAGGATTTGTTCAACAAAGCCGATGGCAGCAAACTTGTGATCGATAATCACAGCAGCACAAAGTTTTACGAGGTGTCATTCGACACAAACAGCGACGCTGCAGCCCCCGACAGTGACTGGTTCGCCTCCGGCTCGAAGCTCGGAACGCTTCCGACAGCAACGCGTGACGGTTATCCGTTTAATGGATGGTATACCGGCAAAAACGGTTCCGGTACGCATTACACCTCCGATTCAATAATGCCTGAAAATGCCTTATACCTGTATGCAAACTGGAATTCAACCAGTCCGGTTTACGGCGGCGGATCGTCAGCATCTTCTTCAGCTTCAAACTATAACGCATCGGTGAAAGTTGACGGCAAGACATTTCCTGCCGGAACGCTGAAAAATGACATTCAGAACGGCAAATCAGAAGAAATAGTAACAATAGACAGCCAAAAGCTTTCCGAGGCATTATCCGGATTTGACAGCGGTGTAACTGTTACGGTGCCGTTTACAGGTGATTCATCAGCCTCTAAAGGAAAGCTCAGCGGGCAGGCAATTAAAGAGCTTAACGATAAAAACGCCGCTGTGACATTCGACAAAGGCTCGGCATCATGCACCCTTCCCCCCAGCCTTATCGATATTGACGCCGCCGCAAAGGATCTAGGCGCAAATATCAGTGATATTACTTTCGAAGTTTCTATCTCAGCTCCGTCTGACAACGTGACGAAAACAATCAGTGATGCGTCATCATCGCAAGGCGTCACTACGGCAGCATCACCTGTCGAGTTTTCTGTCACATATGAAGGCGGCGGCAAGACAAAACAAATCACAGCATTTGATTCATATGTCGAAAAAACTATCGCTATCCCGGACGGGACAGACGCAAGCAAGATCACAACAGCAGCCGCAGTCGACGCTGACGGAAGTCTTCGCCATGTTCCGACAGAGATTGAACAGAAAGGCGGCAAATATTACGCAAAGATAAAGAGTATGACAAATGATACATATACCCTTATCTGTAACCATGTGGCTTATGCCGATGTCGAAAATCACTGGTCAAAGGATATTGTCGACAACATGGGCTCAAGAATGGTAATTACCGGCGTTGGAGATAATAAATTCGAGCCTGACAGAGACATCACCCGCGGTGAATTTACGGCAATAATCGTGAGAGCTCTCGGACTTGTGCCCGTGACCGGCTCAAACGATTTCAGCGATGTTTCCTCTTCAGACTGGGACAGCAAGTTTATCGGCACTGCGTTTGAGAGCGGAATCATAAACGGTTATGGTGACGGCACGTTCCATGCTGGCGATAAGATCACGCGCGAACAGGCGATGGCAATGATCTCAAGAGCCATGAAAATAACAGGACTTAACGTCAAAGATGATGCCAGCGTGCTTTCAGGCTTTGCCGACAGTGCAAGTATTGCTGACTTTGCCAAAGCGGGCGCCGAGGCCTGTGTCGAAACAGGCGTCGTCTCAGGCAGAGCCGCCGATACCCTCGCTCCAAAAGACAATATAACAAGAGCCGAAGTCGCAGTTATCACACACAATCTGCTTGAAAAATCAAACCTTATCGATTAGACGTAACATATTTTAAGCGGAGCATAAATGCTCCGCTTAAGCCTGTTAAAAAAGTACACGCACCGCAAAAGCGATTACATATAGTTGATAAGACAAAATGGAAGTATGTAGCCTTAAACGCGCTCTTCAGGTTACGGTTTGAAAACGCAAAATGCGCAAGCGTCCTCTTACAGGGGCACTTTTGCAAACTTTACGAACAGGCGCTCTGTTGTATCCGCATACAGCGACGAGCTCCTGTTCTTCGTCTGCCTGTCCTTTTTATACGTCTGCCAGCATATCGAAAACATAGTTTTTCGATATGCTGAGTGGAGCGTAAATGCTCCGCTTTTTTCGCTATTACCTGACATAAGCTGTGCAAAAATCCTACACAGAAACAGTAAATAATTTAGCAGAATAGTACAATACTATAAAATTTTTCTTTTTCTTTTATATTTAGATTAGATTTATAAATTTTTACTGGTAAATTACAGTAATAAATGTTATAATTATCTAAACAGCATAAATATACAAATTTAAGGTATTTTTAATAAAAATATATAAAATATAAAAGATGTGATTCATGGTGACTGGAGAGGCAACTATGGAACTTTTCTTTCTCAAAATGCCTATATTTAAAGATCTTTCGCTCTATATTTGTGTTATTACGCTCATAATTCTTTTGTGGCACTTTAATCGATCAAAAGATTATGATATGAAATACTTTATTTTTGCCGACATTTCTTTCATTATAGGCGAGATCACTTATGATGTGATAAGCATACCGTTCAACGTGCCGGCAGATACAGTGTTTTTTATCCTCTTTTATCTCTGCCTGTTTCTGTTTCTTAAAAACCGGAATAAGAGCCTGTTCAAGAACCCTGCGTTTAAGTCTTCACCCGTCAATAAGATGACCCTCTTACTTGTTATTGATTTCCTTATAACCGGAATTATCGCATATATAATATATTATTACTTTGACCGGATGTCTTTCTCAACGCAGATAAATTTGTCTGATCTAAACTATCCCATGCTTATTAACCTTATCTACCCTGTTTTGGATTTCCTGCTTCTGGCGTATTATCTTTATATAAATAAAATATATGTCGTAGACGACAATAAATTATATATACCGATTACCCTAGGCGTTTTGATTTGGACGATCGGCGACTTTATTTATTCGTTCGAAGTTATTTTTAATATAAATACATATAAACTAACAGATTATATGCAGGCGTTTGAACTTGTGGTGCTGGCGATCGTGATATTGCTTATCAAACGATATTCAGCGTCAAATTATTCCACGCTCGACCTGCCATTTGAAAATACCGGCTTTGGCAATTTTACGACTATTGTAAACTGGCTGGATATTGTCTATATGGCGATCTGCATTTATTATTTTATCCGCTATGCTAATTCCGCTAGGTATGCGGCGACGATCATAGATTTTGGC
Coding sequences within:
- a CDS encoding GGDEF domain-containing protein produces the protein MELFFLKMPIFKDLSLYICVITLIILLWHFNRSKDYDMKYFIFADISFIIGEITYDVISIPFNVPADTVFFILFYLCLFLFLKNRNKSLFKNPAFKSSPVNKMTLLLVIDFLITGIIAYIIYYYFDRMSFSTQINLSDLNYPMLINLIYPVLDFLLLAYYLYINKIYVVDDNKLYIPITLGVLIWTIGDFIYSFEVIFNINTYKLTDYMQAFELVVLAIVILLIKRYSASNYSTLDLPFENTGFGNFTTIVNWLDIVYMAICIYYFIRYANSARYAATIIDFGFLLLALTIIRLTALNHFIQTSLSKLEKDVSADPLTGLYSRKYAFSLMQSLFKSSLYFNISISALMLDIDHFKKFNDTWGHVIGDRVLREIAQLICNSIETSKIVCRYGGEEFLIILPGIDEKMGSVIAENIRQNIENYKFYDGKKRIKTNVTVSIGGSTADRKTRNEIDLIEQADMALYLAKEERNKSAWFSKLSKVRK